In the Rana temporaria unplaced genomic scaffold, aRanTem1.1, whole genome shotgun sequence genome, tcctaataaaagtgaaataaagagAATTTATTATAAACACACAAAGCACACAATAAGAAagtctctgagcatgcgcggtatCAGGAGTTACCGCCACGTGGGATATTGCCGTTCACCAGGTCTTGGCGGATGGCCCAGCGTAGGCCGTACCTCTTCTTATCGGTAGGGATGACGTAGGTGTTTGGTGCTGGGAGGGGTCGTGGAAGAGGTGCGGGCGGAGCCGACATCATCCTCTCACGGACGCCCCAGCGCACCTCCTTCCGGCTGCGCTCCAGTACTCTCTGTACGGCGGACCAGCTCTGCTTATATTCATGGAAGCGGCTCACCGGGTCGGAGTGTTGTCTGTACTGATCCAGCAGGGAGTATGGCGGCACACGGATGAACGATTTGACACAGTCCGCCGATAAGGTAGGTGACCGCCTAGACTGGATTCTGCGTTCCTCATCCAGCGATGTTCCAGAGAGACTTTCTTCCTCACAGGTCTCCACCTCACTAGACAAGGTGGACTCATCGCACACCTCGGCCTGCCCGTTACTTCTCCTGCGCAGGACTTTGCGAGTGATGCCCGGGGCTCTTCTCCTTTCCTGCCCCAGACTGACGGTGTGTCTGCTATAGGAATCCGGCTGACCCTGGCTGAGGGGCCCCTGCCTGGAACTCGAGGCATTCGTAGGCCAGGCAGACAG is a window encoding:
- the HYLS1 gene encoding hydrolethalus syndrome protein 1, coding for MTLDTSVLSAESHLLKRMSSRNVQRGIRHSSDSDSFPHIGSGDYTHSSVADCSLLMSVSEEDLRTELSLLGFPAIPRHRLLQFKEDLEQLMRSREGSETRSGNSAQSEKENIRSSSLGQVFSDWDKLSAWPTNASSSRQGPLSQGQPDSYSRHTVSLGQERRRAPGITRKVLRRRSNGQAEVCDESTLSSEVETCEEESLSGTSLDEERRIQSRRSPTLSADCVKSFIRVPPYSLLDQYRQHSDPVSRFHEYKQSWSAVQRVLERSRKEVRWGVRERMMSAPPAPLPRPLPAPNTYVIPTDKKRYGLRWAIRQDLVNGNIPRGGNS